In Cydia pomonella isolate Wapato2018A chromosome 1, ilCydPomo1, whole genome shotgun sequence, one genomic interval encodes:
- the LOC133525369 gene encoding small ribosomal subunit protein uS12 — protein MGKPRGIRTARKHVNHRREQRWADKDYKKAHMGTRWKANPFGGASHAKGIVLEKVGVEAKQPNSAIRKCVRVQLIKNGKKVTAFVPRDGCLNHIEENDEVLVAGFGRKGHAVGDIPGVRFKVVKVANVSLLALYKEKKERPRS, from the exons ATGG GTAAACCGAGGGGAATCCGCACGGCGCGGAAGCACGTGAACCATCGCAGAGAGCAGCGATGGGCAGACAAGGACTACAAAAAGGCCCACATGGGGACGAGGTGGAAGGCCAATCCCTTCGGTGGTGCATCACACGCTAAGGGCATCGTCTTGGAAAAAGT TGGTGTGGAGGCCAAACAGCCCAACTCCGCCATCCGCAAGTGCGTGAGGGTACAGCTCATCAAGAACGGCAAGAAAGTGACGGCGTTCGTGCCCCGCGACGGTTGTCTCAACCACATTGAGGAGAACGACGAAGTGCTAGTGGCGGGCTTCGGTAGGAAGGGTCACGCCGTTGGTGACATCCCCGGAGTCAGGTTCAAG GTCGTCAAGGTAGCCAACGTATCTCTCCTAGCCCTGTACAAAGAAAAGAAGGAGAGGCCAAGATCGTAA
- the LOC133525385 gene encoding DNA-directed RNA polymerase II subunit RPB9 has protein sequence MTLNLGRKDGGPGYVGIQFCQECNNMLYPREDKNNKVLLYACRNCDYKQLADSNCVYVNKIMHEVDELTHINPDVVSDPTLPRTKDHMCPKCNHREAVFFQGQTRRAEEEMRLYYVCTSCKHRWTE, from the coding sequence ATGACGTTGAATTTGGGAAGAAAAGATGGTGGGCCTGGCTACGTCGGCATTCAGTTTTGCCAAGAGTGCAACAACATGCTTTATCCGCGCGAAGACAAAAACAACAAAGTTTTACTGTATGCCTGCAGAAATTGCGACTACAAGCAGCTCGCTGACTCCAATTGCGTGTACGTGAACAAAATTATGCACGAAGTGGACGAGCTGACGCATATAAACCCTGATGTGGTGAGCGACCCTACGCTCCCACGCACCAAGGATCACATGTGCCCGAAATGCAACCACAGGGAGGCGGTGTTCTTCCAGGGCCAGACCAGACGTGCAGAGGAGGAGATGAGGCTTTACTACGTTTGTACGAGTTGTAAGCATAGGTGGACTGAGTGA
- the LOC133525401 gene encoding histone-lysine N-methyltransferase EHMT2-like, with translation MIFCFDMQRPVDEKCDSEAQSDLERSSNMLAAPDNKKKTELDKSDAKPKASEEDPKPRIVLTFRSEKTGTRSSNMKIVSAEEKQEEISPRRSTRIRIPVMWDSEEETDFTSPKKEKAASSVSENEEASDGSTPKRSTRRRSKEFSDNVIANAIARKEKYNDPGPAKRPSRQIKPTPKVLGNKELRWLQSQPQSNVIDRSEEGVMTRRSARRKSFEAVEEKKVEKVFEEEEDIEAEEMELEEAQTQETEVQSNNVKKLKHLCELGLRAINPAGLSDSQEAEDRDEDMEELEDEELDEELISKLAEASECSDEEEDDDEEFFCDADASCGDRPRRSTRLCSGYGEHDEELAEDGKSQPRRSSRIPKSVDYLSDTESSRNPAGADDTEAAYPDEESGVTATCYCEATSNVYASPKDLDAEPVFCQAVDLVDGIRVGCSHRALRTPAGLAPLVRSGPRAPYVLACEQHNRQLRLHMACAACGCFCTQGVFYRCNKNHYFHVDCGISNDPKQKPGCPHCGVYSYRWQPVNRECHRVRITTKCSNKRVFLPDQRVQCTPAYLGFSTLDPSTLEQDPIIPPDLLPTLTVDLEGLRTRDPSATDAGDLYPAILAGAKADELLPMIVSCPDINKPVTPSGGTVAHAAARRGHLAALYLVQYAGANMDAEDARSLTPLMCAVRALSKKPQLKPKHADSDVEMDADPESEKEDDKSETGSDDELLKVIRYLVAAGCDANLPGPEGMTALHTAARYGHQEACAAILSSAKSQVDPRDHGGWTPLVWAAEHSHAAVVRLLVEHGADPTATDIEGNAAAHWCALAGHGPCLRLLVEAAPRAVAAVNAHRDTPLHVAARQGHYACVVILLAHGARTDVENIAGELPVEVCSGQCQSAISLNMQMAIASREQLTRYKMVSSDISNGREPHPVPCINEVDDTPAPSDFTYVVRHVTPRRVDVDDTIDTLQGCTCTDGTCSAETCSCQLLGVRRWFHKGRLVPDFPYHEPPMLFQCNHTCGCNKKLCTNSVVTRATENGSMMIRACVFRAGGSKGWGLRATAKVLRGSPVATYCGELLSMGHADTRSPDHYMFALDVKPDLLEQCEYKVQLCVDAARYGSAARFINHSCQPNLAPVRVFTCSRDLRLPAVCLFATRDIAPGEELSFDYGDKFWSVKSKWMKCECGSPECRYPQQSADDE, from the exons ATGATATTTTGTTTTGATATGCAAAGGCCCGTGGATGAAAAGTGCGACAGCGAGGCCCAGTCCGACCTCGAGCGCTCTAGCAACATGCTAGCAGCGCCTGACAACAAGAAGAAGACCGAGCTGGACAAATCCGACGCGAAACCGAAGGCAAGTGAAGAGGACCCGAAACCACGAATAGTGCTCACATTTCGCTCCGAAAAGACAGGAACGCGTTCTAGCAACATGAAAATCGTTTCAGCCGAAGAGAAGCAAGAGGAAATCTCGCCGCGACGTTCCACCCGCATCAGAATACCCGTTATGTGGGATTCTGAAGAGGAGACTGACTTTACGTCGCCTAAGAAAGAAAAAGCTGCAAGCAGCGTGTCGGAAAACGAAGAAGCTTCCGACGGAAGCACTCCCAAACGATCCACACGTCGGAGAAGCAAGGAGTTCTCTGATAATGTAATTGCTAACGCCATAGCTAGGAAAGAGAAGTATAATGACCCTGGACCTGCAAAGAGGCCCTCTCGGCAGATAAAACCGACTCCTAAGGTGCTAGGGAATAAAGAGCTGAGGTGGCTGCAATCTCAGCCGCAAAGTAATGTTATAGACAGGTCAGAGGAGGGTGTGATGACCCGCAGGTCGGCCCGGAGGAAGAGCTTTGAAGCTGTGGAGGAGAAGAAAGTTGAGAAGGTGttcgaagaagaagaagatattgaGGCGGAAGAGATGGAACTGGAAG AAGCCCAGACACAGGAAACAGAAGTGCAATCAAATAATGTGAAGAAACTGAAGCATCTCTGCGAGCTGGGGCTCCGGGCTATCAACCCTGCAGGCCTCAGTGACAGCCAGGAGGCTGAAGACAG AGATGAGGACATGGAAGAACTGGAAGACGAGGAACTAGACGAAGAGCTCATTAGCAAACTGGCCGAAGCTTCCGAGTGTTCTGACGAGGAGGAGGATGACGATGAGGAGTTCTTCTGCGACGCGGACGCATCCTGCGGCGACAGGCCCAGGAGGTCCACCAGGCTGTGCTCGGGATATGGAGAGCATGATGAGGAACTGGCAGAAGACGGGAA GTCACAGCCACGACGCTCATCAAGGATACCTAAGAGCGTGGACTACTTGTCAGACACCGAAAG caGTAGGAACCCGGCGGGTGCTGATGATACGGAGGCTGCATACCCGGATGAAGAGTCTGGTGTTACAGCAACTTGCTACTGCGAGGCAACCAGCAACGTCTACGCCTCGCCTAAAGACTTGGACG CGGAGCCAGTATTCTGCCAGGCCGTGGACCTGGTGGACGGGATCCGCGTGGGCTGCTCGCACCGCGCGCTCCGCACGCCGGCGGGCCTGGCGCCGCTGGTGCGGAGCGGGCCGCGCGCGCCCTACGTGCTCGCGTGCGAGCAGCACAACCGCCAGCTGCGGCTGCACATGGCATGCGCGGCCTGTGGCTGCTTCTGTACGCAG GGCGTGTTCTACCGCTGCAACAAGAACCACTACTTCCACGTAGACTGCGGCATCTCCAACGACCCCAAACAGAAGCCCGGGTGCCCCCACTGCGGCGTGTACTCTTACCGATGGCAACCGGTCAATAGGGAGTGCCATAGAGTGCGGATAACCACTAAATGTTCCAATAAAAGGGTGTTCTTGCCTGATCAGAGGGTGCAGTG CACACCAGCGTACCTTGGCTTCTCCACCCTGGACCCCTCGACCTTAGAACAAGACCCCATAATACCTCCAGATCTACTGCCGACGCTGACGGTGGACCTCGAGGGCCTGCGGACACGGGACCCTTCAGCTACGGACGCGGGGGATCTTTACCCCGCTATACTGGCGGGGGCTAAGGCTGATGAATTGTTGCCTATGATAG TGTCCTGCCCCGACATAAACAAGCCCGTGACGCCCAGCGGCGGCACCGTGGCCCACGCAGCGGCCCGACGGGGCCACCTGGCCGCGCTGTACCTCGTGCAGTACGCGGGCGCCAACATGGACGCGGAGGACGCGCGCTCGCTCACGCCGCTCATGTGCGCCGTCAGAG cACTCTCCAAAAAGCCCCAATTGAAGCCCAAACACGCCGACTCAGACGTGGAAATGGACGCGGACCCAGAGAGCGAGAAGGAAGACGACAAGAGCGAGACGGGCAGCGACGACGAGTTGCTCAAGGTCATACGGTACTTGGTCGCCGCCGGGTGCGACGCCAATCTGCCG GGCCCAGAAGGCATGACGGCGCTCCACACGGCCGCCCGCTACGGACACCAAGAAGCATGTGCCGCCATCTTGAGCTCGGCTAAGTCCCAAGTGGACCCCCGCGACCACGGCGGCTGGACGCCGCTGGTGTGGGCGGCGGAGCACTCGCATGCGGCCGTCGTCAG ATTACTCGTCGAGCACGGCGCGGACCCCACCGCGACGGACATAGAAGGTAACGCGGCCGCGCACTGGTGCGCGCTGGCCGGGCACGGGCCGTGCCTGCGGCTGCTGGTGGAGGCGGCCCCGCGCGCCGTGGCCGCCGTCAACGCGCACAGGGACACGCCGCT ACATGTGGCAGCGAGGCAAGGTCACTACGCGTGCGTCGTCATTTTGCTGGCACACGGAGCCAGG ACCGATGTAGAGAACATAGCGGGTGAGCTGCCAGTGGAGGTGTGTTCGGGACAGTGTCAGAGCGCCATCTCGCTGAACATGCAAATGGCGATTGCCTCGAGAGAACAACTCACGCGATACAAGATGGTGTCAAG CGACATATCCAACGGGCGCGAGCCACACCCCGTCCCGTGCATCAACGAAGTGGACGACACGCCCGCCCCCTCCGACTTCACGTACGTGGTGCGCCATGTGACGCCGCGGCGCGTCGACGTCGACGACACCATCGACACACTGCAG GGCTGCACGTGCACGGACGGCACGTGCTCGGCCGAGACGTGCTCGTGCCAGCTGCTCGGCGTGCGCCGCTGGTTCCACAAGGGCCGTCTAGTTCCCGACTTCCCCTACCACGAGCCGCCCATGCTGTTCCAATGCAATCACACTTGCGGATGCAACAAG AAACTGTGCACGAATTCGGTAGTGACCCGCGCCACGGAGAACGGGTCCATGATGATCCGCGCCTGCGTGTTTCGCGCCGGCGGCTCCAAGGGCTGGGGGCTCCGCGCGACGGCCAAG GTCCTTAGAGGGTCTCCGGTGGCCACGTACTGCGGGGAGCTGCTTAGCATGGGCCACGCCGATACGCGCTCCCCCGACCACTACATGTTCGCGCTGGACGTCAAGCCGGACTTGCTGGAG CAATGCGAATACAAAGTCCAGCTGTGCGTGGACGCGGCCCGGTACGGCAGTGCGGCGCGCTTCATCAACCACAGCTGCCAGCCCAACCTGGCGCCCGTGCGGGTGTTCACCTGCAGCAGGGACCTGCGCCTGCCGGCCGTGTGCCTGTTCGCCACCAGGGACATCGCGCCCGGCGAGGAGCTCTC TTTCGACTACGGCGACAAGTTCTGGTCGGTAAAGTCCAAGTGGATGAAATGCGAATGCGGCAGCCCGGAGTGCAGGTACCCGCAGCAGTCCGCCGACGACGAGTAA